AAATGTTGAAATATTACGAATAATATCCCCTAAAGAACTAGACAACTTATCCCCCATCTCTTCTAGTTGCACTCGAAATTGTGCAAAGAAAGGATCTCCCAAAATTTCCTGCATTTTCTTATCAATCGTCTCAAGATATTGCGGAAAATGATTTGCAAAGCTGATTGTTTGTTCTTGTATTTTTGGCACAATCACTACAAGGCCCCAAATGATCAACGCAATTACAATAATAAATAATCCGATGATGCTCCAGATACGAGGGACTTTTTTCTTTTCTAGGTAATCAACAACCGGATTCATTAAATAATACAAAATTCCCGCCATAATCAATGGCAATCCAACAACGCCTATAAATTGCCACACTGGTTTAAATAAATAAGATACCTTCGTAAAAACCAGCAGAATCAAAAGAATCAATAACACAATCAAAAGTGCTGTAACCACCTGATTATTTAAAAACCAACGCCAAAACCAAGATAAACGTTTTTCTTTTTCATTTTTTTGTTCCATTTGCTCACACTCCATGCGATAAATAGTCTATCGTTGTTCCAACTTTTATTTTCGGCAGTTCACTTGGAGAAAGGTACAAACCGTTGGCAATTGCTTCTTCTTTAGGAACCTCATCAAAGATCAATGTTACATGAGCAATACTATTTAAATTATTATTAGCAAATGAACCAACATACGTAATTGTGTATTCTTTATCATCTATTTTTAGTTGGTCCCCTTTTTTCATTTCTAATGCTTGTGTTTCTTGAAACTTTTGGATTACAGAATATTCTTTCAATCCCTCTGTTGCACTTTCACCAAATAAAATGATTATTGGTTCTTTTTCATCCAGTGCCTGTGGGCCGATCTCAGTAACTATTGCTTTCATACGTATCGCTCCTTCTCCATTAGTCAATCTTTATTATAACATAGAACACTTTTTCTTTTTCATTATTTTAAGCTTTATTCTTCACATAAAAAAGATAGATTGGCCTAAAAATAACCAGTCTACCTTTTTATTATCTATCATTCGTTATACTAAAATTGTCACTTCTACTTGTCTTCTTCCCCATTCGATACAGCGGGATACATCTGCAAAATGGAGATCAATAATATTGCCTTTAATCGCACCTCCAGTATCGCTAGCTACAGCTTCACCATATCCTTCAACAAATAATTTTGTCCCTAAAGGAATCACCGTTGGATCAACAGCGATTGCCATTGGGTTCACTTGAAGATCTTGTCCCATAGCCGTCATATTTCCTCCACCGATTATTCCTTCATTACACGAGTAGGCTGTAGCTTCCATCATCATCTTTTGCCCAGTTGGTGTCACATGTTTTACAGGTTGCTCTTGTACATCTTTTTTCTCAGCTTCTTTTATTTTTGTTTGTTTTTCT
The DNA window shown above is from Enterococcus sp. 4G2_DIV0659 and carries:
- a CDS encoding PTS glucitol/sorbitol transporter subunit IIA codes for the protein MKAIVTEIGPQALDEKEPIIILFGESATEGLKEYSVIQKFQETQALEMKKGDQLKIDDKEYTITYVGSFANNNLNSIAHVTLIFDEVPKEEAIANGLYLSPSELPKIKVGTTIDYLSHGV
- a CDS encoding 3D domain-containing protein; its protein translation is MKRRWLPMLFIVACFIMGSVIPVYAAENKSSHLESLKNYTVLSEGKVKELSNSMVKLLAQGQAIRAVKADILNKEKQTKIKEAEKKDVQEQPVKHVTPTGQKMMMEATAYSCNEGIIGGGNMTAMGQDLQVNPMAIAVDPTVIPLGTKLFVEGYGEAVASDTGGAIKGNIIDLHFADVSRCIEWGRRQVEVTILV